Proteins encoded within one genomic window of Brassica rapa cultivar Chiifu-401-42 chromosome A09, CAAS_Brap_v3.01, whole genome shotgun sequence:
- the LOC103841627 gene encoding glycosyltransferase-like At3g57200: protein MAGLFYSSSKPTSSSSSSSSSSSPSSYSRLLLLVTLLPLSLACFAFVLQWRGGLDDPVTHWSTTDHREFPGMASTHEKQQRSLRGRSNSDSGCVDLLGQSSAPSFPYFRDWSFDYQSDLNPKICITTSTSAGLEQTLPWLFYHKVIGVSTFYLFVEGKAAAPNVSRVLESIPGVKVIHRTKELEEQQAKSRIWNETWLASFFYKPCNYELFVKQSLNMEMAIKMAQDSGMEWIIHLDTDELIYPSGTSYEYSLRKLLGNISADVDAVIFPNYESSVERDDIKEPFSEVSMFKKNYDHLPRDVYFGNYKEATRGNPNYFLTYGNGKAAARVQNHLRPNGAHRWHNYRKSPKEIKLEESAILHYTYPKFSDLTSRRDRCGCKPTKVDVKRCFMLEFDRAAFIIASTASSEEMLQWYREHVVWTDDTLKLKLLRKGILTRIYAPMVIIQELREAGVFSSVVTSAHMSLNNSSTVSISRESSQMTGRRRVLESHLDIDSESQASAIPPQSPPGLEATQMETLFE from the exons ATGGCGGGTCTGTTCTACTCCTCCTCAAAACccacttcgtcttcttcttcctcttcttcatcatcatcaccatcctcTTACTCGCGTCTTCTACTGCTCGTAACCCTTCTCCCTCTCTCCCTCGCCTGTTTCGCCTTCGTCCTCCAATGGCGCGGCGGGCTCGACGACCCGGTTACCCACTGGTCCACCACGGATCATCGCGAGTTCCCCGGAATGGCTTCGACCCACGAGAAACAACAACGCTCCTTGCGTGGTCGTTCGAATTCTGATTCGGGATGCGTTGATCTTCTGGGTCAGAGCAGTGCGCCTTCGTTTCCTTATTTCAGGGATTGGAGTTTCGATTACCAGTCGGATCTGAATCCTAAG ATATGTATTACAACAAGTACTTCTGCTGGGTTAGAGCAAACACTGCCGTGGCTGTTCTATCACAAAGTTATTGGAGTTTCAACGTTTTATCTATTTGTTGAAGGGAAGGCTGCAGCTCCAAACGTGTCTCGAGTTCTGGAGAGCATACCA GGTGTAAAAGTTATACACAGGACAAAAGAGTTAGAAGAGCAGCAGGCTAAAAG CCGGATATGGAATGAGACTTGGTTGGCGAGCTTCTTTTACAAACCTTGTAACTATGAATTATTCGTGAAACAGTCTTTGAACATGGAGATGGCAATCAAAATGGCTCAG GATTCTGGTATGGAGTGGATAATTCATCTTGACACCGACGAGCTTATTTATCCTTCTGGAACCTcctatgagtattctttaaggaAATTGCTTGGAAATATCTCTGCAGACGTTGACGCAGTTATCTTTCCAAACTAT GAGAGCAGCGTTGAGAGGGATGATATCAAAGAGCCTTTCAGTGAG GTATCAATGTTCAAGAAGAACTATGACCATCTTCCGAGGGATGTTTACTTTGGAAACTATAAAGAAGCCACTCGTGGAAATCCAAACTATTTCTTAACCTATGGAAATGGAAAAGCTGCAGCTCGTGTTCAGAACCATCTTCGTCCCAATGGTGCTCATAGATGGCACAACTACAGGAAGAGTCCAAA AGAGATCAAACTAGAAGAATCGGCGATTCTGCACTACACTTATCCCAAGTTTTCAGATCTTACTTCAAGACGTGATCGTTGTGGTTGCAAGCCTACTAAGGTGGATGTTAAGAGATGTTTCATGTTGGAGTTTGACAGAGCT GCATTTATCATTGCTTCAACAGCAAGCTCAGAGGAAATGCTTCAATG GTACAGAGAGCACGTTGTGTGGACAGACGACACATTGAAGTTGAAACTCCTTAGGAAGGGGATTCTGACTCGCATTTATGCCCCCATG gtTATAATCCAAGAGTTAAGAGAGGCAGGTGTGTTCAGCTCGGTGGTAACCTCAGCTCACATGTCTCTGAACAACTCTTCAACCGTAAGCATAAGCCGAGAATCATCTCAGATGACTGGTAGGAGGAGGGTGTTGGAATCCCATCTTGATATTGACAGTGAATCTCAAGCATCAGCCATACCACCACAatcacctccaggcttggaagcAACCCAAATGGAAACATTATTTGAATAG
- the LOC103841634 gene encoding glucan endo-1,3-beta-glucosidase, acidic isoform: protein MKMSESRILSSWTSSPMLLILLSLLMASFFDTTSAQIGVCYGRLGNPRPSPSDVVALYKHRNIQRMRIYDPDHDTLNALRNSNIELILDVPKADLERIASSQAEADTWIRNNVKNYEGVRFRYITVGNEVEPSEPAARALFQAMKNIDNAVSRAGLGIKVSTAIDMGATMDTYPPSHGRFRDDYINFLQPVIGFLVSKQSPLLLNSYPYFSYKDDMKDIPLEYALFKPTPPVIDGQYSYHNLFDAQLDAVYAALEKSGGGSLEVVVSESGWPTQGGAGTSVENAMTYVNNLIQHVKSGTPRKPGKAIEAYIFAMFDENQKGPLELEKFWGMFLPNQQPKYNVNFN, encoded by the exons ATGAAAATGTCTGAATCAAGGATATTATCCTCATGGACTTCATCACCAATGTTGCTGATTCTTCTCAGCCTTCTAATGGCTTCCTTTTTCGACACCACGT CTGCACAAATCGGAGTATGCTATGGAAGGTTAGGCAATCCCCGGCCAAGTCCATCAGACGTTGTGGCTCTTTACAAGCACCGCAACATCCAGAGGATGCGGATTTACGACCCCGACCATGACACTCTCAACGCTCTCCGCAACTCCAACATCGAGCTCATCCTCGACGTTCCCAAAGCAGACCTCGAACGCATCGCCTCCAGCCAAGCCGAGGCCGACACGTGGATCCGCAACAACGTCAAGAACTACGAGGGTGTCAGATTCAGGTACATCACGGTCGGAAACGAGGTGGAACCCTCGGAGCCAGCTGCGAGGGCTCTCTTCCAGGCCATGAAAAACATCGATAACGCGGTTTCTAGAGCAGGCCTTGGGATCAAGGTGTCGACGGCTATAGACATGGGAGCCACCATGGACACGTACCCTCCGTCGCACGGAAGATTCAGAGACGACTATATCAACTTTCTCCAACCGGTGATAGGTTTCTTGGTAAGCAAGCAATCTCCTCTGCTCTTGAATAGCTACCCTTACTTCAGCTACAAGGATGACATGAAAGACATCCCTCTAGAGTACGCTCTGTTCAAACCGACCCCTCCAGTCATTGACGGGCAGTACTCTTACCATAACCTCTTCGACGCCCAACTTGACGCGGTCTACGCAGCATTGGAGAAATCAGGGGGAGGATCGTTGGAAGTCGTGGTGTCTGAGAGCGGTTGGCCGACGCAGGGAGGAGCAGGGACTAGTGTGGAGAATGCAATGACTTATGTTAATAATTTGATACAACATGTGAAAAGTGGAACTCCGAGAAAGCCAGGGAAAGCTATAGAGGCTTATATATTCGCTATGTTTGATGAGAATCAGAAGGGTCCCCTTGAGCTTGAGAAGTTCTGGGGGATGTTTCTTCCTAATCAACAGCCTAAGTATAATGTTAATTTCAACTAA
- the LOC103841628 gene encoding UDP-N-acetylglucosamine--dolichyl-phosphate N-acetylglucosaminephosphotransferase, which translates to MTARKRTSSVAKSENPPPATKEHKPTVASGENFRLAPPKLGVIFVISSLLCSLYLYLLCFHYNVDDELKRPILINAGLSLVGFFVTLKLIPVAARYVLRRNMFGFDINKRGTPQGEVKVPESLGIVVGIVFLIVAIIFQFFNFTEDSLWLVEYNAALASICFMILLGFVDDVLDVPWRVKLLLPSFATLPLLMAYAGHTTIVIPKPLVSYVGLEILDLGRIYKLYMALLAVFCTNSINIHAGLNGLEIGQTVVIAAAILIHNVMQIGASVDSELRQAHAFSIYLTQPLMATSLAMLAFNWYPSAVFVGDTYTVFAGMTMAVVGILGHFSETLLIFFLPQVLNFLLSLPQLAGIVKCPRHRLPKFDPATGLLTGTRDGTLVNVYLRIFGRKSEKSLCIHLLVFQALACAFCFLLRHFLAGWYK; encoded by the exons ATGACTGCTCGTAAGAGAACTTCTTCGGTGGCTAAGTCAGAGAATCCGCCGCCGGCGACGAAGGAGCATAAACCCACCGTCGCTTCCGGTGAAAATTTCCGTCTAGCACCGCCGAAGCTGGGCGTGATCTTCGTGATCTCTTCGCTTCTGTGCTCGCTCTACCTCTACCTTCTCTGTTTCCACTACAATGTCGATGATGAGCTCAAGCGTCCGATCCTCATCAACGCTGGGCTTAGCTTAGTGGGGTTCTTCGTCACGCTCAAGTTGATTCCGGTGGCTGCTAGATACGTTCTGAGGCGTAACATGTTTGGGTTTGATATCAATAAGAGAGGCACTCCTCAAGGTGAAGTTAAAGT GCCTGAGTCATTGGGAATCGTTGTGGGTATTGTCTTCTTGATTGTGGCGATAATATTCCAGTTCTTTAACTTCACTGAAGATTCCTTG TGGCTTGTGGAGTACAATGCAGCACTAGCGTCTATTTGCTTCATGATATTGCTTGGGTTTGTAGATGACGTCCTTGATGTGCCTTGGAGAGT GAAGCTTCTCCTGCCATCTTTTGCAACCCTTCCACTCCTGATGGCTTACGCTGGACATACAACTATCGTTATACCTAAACCTCTTGTTTCTTATGTTGGCTTGGAGATACTTGATCTAG GACggatatataagttatatatggCGCTACTGGCTGTCTTTTGCACTAATTCTATAAACATTCACGCTGGTCTGAATGGCCTTGAGATTGGACAAACCGTAGTTATTGCAGCTGCT ATCTTGATACATAACGTTATGCAAATCGGAGCATCCGTGGATTCTGAGCTTCGTCAAGCTCATGCCTTCTCTATATATCTTACTCAGCCATTGATGGCAACATCCTTGGCTATGCTTGCTTTCAACTG GTACCCTTCTGCAGTTTTTGTTGGAGACACTTACACAGTCTTTGCTGGAATGACTATGGCAGTTGTTGGCATTCTGGGTCACTTCAG TGAAACCCTCCTAATCTTTTTCCTTCCTCAAGTGTTGAACTTTCTGTTGTCGCTTCCTCAG CTTGCTGGCATTGTGAAATGTCCACGGCATCGTCTCCCCAA GTTTGATCCTGCTACGGGATTACTAACGGGAACAAGAGATGGGACGCTCGTCAACGTCTACTTGAGGATTTTTGGTAGGAAGTCAGAAAAGTCTCTGTGTATTCATCTTCTTGTTTTCCAG GCACTAGCTTGCGCCTTCTGTTTCCTGCTTCGGCATTTTCTTGCTGGTTGGTACAAATAA